One genomic segment of Streptococcus salivarius includes these proteins:
- a CDS encoding histidine phosphatase family protein has protein sequence MKEFYLMRHGQTRFNVQHRLQGVCDAPLTEVGIEQAKKAGQYLVKQEPIFDHVFTSTSERASDTLEIVTGRTDYERLKGLKGQDFGAFEGQPEYLTPKTLPDGQGFGDYFVQFGGESTTQVRDRMELTIRAIMESVADGSKSLLVSHGPSILQFCRRVLNPDLDIRGLKNCCILHFTYDKGQFELLSVYNPVEEEYIYGGEE, from the coding sequence ATGAAAGAATTTTATTTAATGAGGCATGGACAAACACGGTTTAATGTTCAGCATAGACTTCAGGGGGTCTGCGATGCCCCTTTGACGGAAGTCGGGATTGAACAGGCTAAAAAGGCTGGTCAGTATCTAGTCAAGCAGGAGCCGATTTTTGATCATGTCTTTACGTCAACTTCTGAGAGAGCCAGTGATACTCTAGAAATTGTGACTGGACGAACAGACTATGAAAGACTTAAAGGTCTTAAGGGACAGGATTTTGGAGCTTTTGAGGGCCAGCCAGAGTATCTTACTCCTAAAACCTTACCTGATGGCCAAGGCTTTGGTGATTACTTTGTTCAATTTGGTGGTGAGAGTACGACCCAGGTTCGGGATCGTATGGAGTTAACTATTAGGGCCATCATGGAGAGTGTGGCCGATGGTTCTAAGTCCTTGCTAGTTAGTCATGGACCATCTATTTTGCAGTTCTGTAGACGTGTTTTAAATCCCGACCTAGATATTCGTGGTCTTAAAAATTGTTGCATCTTACATTTTACTTATGATAAAGGTCAATTTGAATTGCTTTCAGTATATAATCCTGTAGAAGAAGAGTATATCTATGGAGGCGAAGAATGA
- a CDS encoding histidine phosphatase family protein: MKLYLMRHGETLFNTQKRVQGWCDSPLTENGIWQAEQAKQYFAKKGISFDAVYSSTQERATDTAKIVAPDYSVTQLKGIKEMNFGSFEAQPEHLLPKHRPGSRSFEDLLVPYGGEDIREVGQRVLKTVLEKAEAHTKDGAENLLFVSHGAALWGLIIFMDLAFPEGVGFGNCNICVYDYNQGQLELLQVIDPISGLEVTL; encoded by the coding sequence ATGAAGTTATATTTAATGAGACATGGTGAGACACTGTTTAATACGCAAAAGCGTGTTCAGGGCTGGTGTGACTCTCCCTTGACTGAAAATGGGATTTGGCAGGCAGAACAAGCGAAACAGTACTTTGCAAAGAAAGGTATTTCTTTTGATGCTGTCTACTCCTCTACGCAAGAGAGGGCGACTGATACGGCAAAGATTGTGGCGCCTGACTATTCGGTAACCCAGCTCAAGGGAATAAAAGAAATGAACTTTGGATCTTTTGAAGCTCAACCAGAGCACCTCCTCCCCAAACATCGACCAGGTTCACGATCCTTTGAAGATCTCTTGGTCCCATACGGTGGTGAAGATATTCGCGAGGTCGGTCAGAGGGTCTTGAAGACTGTGTTAGAGAAAGCAGAAGCACACACTAAAGATGGTGCTGAGAATCTCCTATTCGTCAGTCATGGGGCGGCTCTATGGGGATTAATCATTTTCATGGACTTGGCCTTTCCTGAAGGAGTGGGCTTTGGAAATTGTAATATTTGTGTTTATGATTATAACCAAGGTCAATTGGAGCTTCTTCAGGTGATTGATCCGATTTCTGGTTTAGAGGTAACATTATGA
- a CDS encoding Cof-type HAD-IIB family hydrolase, which translates to MTIKVIATDMDGTFLDDKGSYDKERFSQILDAMDARDMHFVVASGNSMSRLKPMFAETFDRLHFVAENGGQVVSYGKLLCQEFMALNDVENLLSYFNYDLLDRPTIFNGAQGSYMLKGSRVNFAEMITEEEQAAMEASIQRLNGLEDLDDDFIKITMLLSPEEANRVSQAFNRDFDGNLVAVPSGFGAIDFIQKGMHKAWGLKQLLKHWGLSESNVMAFGDGDNDLELLQMAGHSYAMENASPAILQVADQIAPHHKDQGVLTVLEDYLGLV; encoded by the coding sequence ATGACCATTAAGGTGATTGCAACAGATATGGATGGTACATTTTTAGACGATAAAGGGAGCTATGACAAGGAGCGTTTTAGTCAGATTTTAGATGCTATGGATGCGCGTGATATGCACTTTGTCGTTGCATCAGGTAATAGTATGAGTCGCCTTAAACCCATGTTTGCGGAGACTTTTGACCGACTGCATTTTGTAGCTGAAAATGGTGGTCAGGTGGTTAGCTATGGCAAACTTCTGTGTCAGGAGTTCATGGCATTAAATGATGTTGAAAACTTGCTAAGCTATTTTAATTATGATTTGTTGGATAGGCCAACTATATTTAATGGTGCTCAAGGCTCCTATATGTTAAAAGGGTCTAGGGTCAATTTTGCTGAGATGATAACAGAAGAAGAGCAAGCCGCCATGGAAGCATCCATTCAACGTTTGAATGGGCTGGAGGATTTAGATGATGATTTTATCAAGATTACCATGTTGCTGAGTCCTGAAGAGGCTAATCGTGTTTCACAGGCTTTTAATCGTGATTTTGATGGCAATCTAGTTGCTGTTCCCAGTGGTTTTGGTGCTATTGACTTCATTCAAAAAGGCATGCATAAGGCTTGGGGACTCAAGCAGCTTCTTAAACACTGGGGCTTGTCTGAGTCCAATGTCATGGCTTTCGGTGATGGAGACAATGATCTTGAGCTCTTGCAAATGGCTGGCCACTCTTATGCTATGGAAAATGCCAGTCCAGCTATTTTACAAGTGGCTGATCAGATTGCTCCCCACCACAAAGACCAAGGAGTATTGACTGTCTTAGAAGATTATTTAGGATTGGTTTAA
- a CDS encoding flippase — MKEKSIKINAILNVLLTLSNIVFPLITFPYISRVLNPTGVGVTSFFTSISSYCTLVASLGISTYGIRAIAKVRNDKNKLTKVFQELLLVNLFMAIIVSVLLLLLAMGIEQLRSEMALLVITCVTVLASPFSLNWFYSGIEEYSYITKRSILLKFISLILTFLLVKKPNDYIVYASITLFSILSSNILNILQSRKFISFKLRNDLKFKHHLKPMWYLFASLLAVNVYTNLDTVMLGFISGNSAVGLYSVATKVKWILLSLVTSISTVLLPRFSFYISQKDISKFREVLRESISVIFLISIPLTVFFLIEARDSILLLGGNKYLDATLTMQVLMPILLISGFSNITGNQILIPTGREKYFMLAVSSGAFVNLILNFLLMPKYGILGGGLATLFAEITQMVIQVKYSIDFLQKSISVSSIFKFIISAIISALILLLTRSLFIYKDALIQLTVSGLLFFLIYVSLLLLLRDKTIKNVFGNLK, encoded by the coding sequence ATGAAAGAGAAATCAATTAAAATTAATGCAATATTGAATGTTTTACTAACTTTGTCAAATATTGTTTTTCCTCTAATTACTTTTCCGTACATTTCTAGAGTTTTAAACCCCACTGGAGTTGGGGTAACTTCTTTTTTTACTTCAATCAGTAGTTACTGTACTTTAGTAGCATCGCTCGGAATTTCTACCTATGGTATTCGTGCTATTGCAAAGGTTCGTAATGATAAAAATAAATTAACTAAAGTATTTCAAGAGTTATTATTAGTTAATTTATTTATGGCAATCATTGTTTCAGTTTTACTATTGTTATTAGCAATGGGGATAGAACAATTAAGATCTGAAATGGCGTTGTTAGTCATTACTTGTGTTACTGTATTGGCTTCACCTTTTTCACTTAATTGGTTTTACAGTGGCATAGAAGAATATTCTTATATAACAAAAAGGTCAATCTTATTAAAGTTTATATCATTGATTCTTACTTTTTTATTGGTTAAAAAGCCCAACGATTATATCGTATATGCTAGTATAACTTTATTTTCTATATTAAGTTCCAATATCTTAAATATTCTTCAAAGTAGGAAATTTATATCTTTTAAATTAAGAAATGATCTTAAATTCAAACATCATCTAAAACCCATGTGGTATTTATTCGCATCTCTTTTGGCGGTAAATGTATATACAAACTTAGACACGGTGATGTTAGGGTTTATTAGTGGTAATTCAGCAGTCGGTCTTTATTCAGTTGCTACTAAAGTTAAATGGATTTTACTATCATTAGTTACTTCTATTAGCACTGTTTTATTACCTCGCTTTTCGTTCTATATTAGTCAGAAAGATATTTCAAAATTTAGAGAAGTTTTACGAGAATCCATTTCAGTGATTTTTTTAATATCAATACCATTAACTGTTTTTTTTCTAATCGAAGCAAGAGATAGTATATTACTTTTAGGAGGTAATAAATATCTAGATGCAACATTAACTATGCAAGTTCTAATGCCTATATTGTTAATTTCAGGCTTTTCAAATATTACTGGAAATCAAATTTTGATTCCGACAGGACGAGAAAAATATTTTATGCTTGCAGTAAGCAGTGGTGCATTTGTTAATTTAATATTAAATTTTTTGCTCATGCCGAAATATGGAATCTTAGGGGGAGGCTTAGCAACCTTGTTTGCAGAGATTACTCAGATGGTTATACAGGTTAAATACTCTATAGATTTCTTACAAAAAAGTATCTCTGTTAGCTCAATCTTTAAATTTATTATTTCAGCTATTATTTCAGCTTTAATATTATTATTAACTAGGTCACTTTTTATTTATAAGGATGCTCTTATTCAGTTAACTGTATCAGGCTTGTTGTTCTTTTTAATTTATGTTTCTTTACTTCTTTTACTTAGGGATAAAACAATAAAGAATGTATTTGGGAATTTAAAGTAG
- a CDS encoding HAD family hydrolase — MEDFVEFSKELEVLLEIEHIYIDNEILDIIKFHYENGKKLYVISDFYADSKLIGKILEHLGIKHYFEDIIVSSEYNARKSSGRLFEKFLSITGLEPHQVTMIGDNYISDFVNPSNIGLNAYFREYTPVEDSLIDDKGLEKLYKDVLFSDAENAPFNGFLADILYFVSKLHVQLTKDRVTKVLFCSREGQLLKELFDLYQSTFLHKNKIQTYYFYVSRRSTLIPSLTNPDVEDFDIIFRQYKKISLENFLLNLNFSDEEIKQIAGDLRVEIKETLEKNSKLLELLKSNPVFLKRYMFEKSKSSNFRDYVNSLTSDDTIYLVDIGWKGTIQDNIQRALSDKIIIGYYFGLKYQDNDNISKKNKFGIMFNDFPEKTEFFDIISRNYEFYEDIFVADHGPTIAYKSTNGKVIPILDNDRKHVKVYEMVHSYQENMITGFKTLLEGYSNSCKLPYDCYNLFIINSLKKECVFAPKLFLLKERLRDNVIENFGEVVIKKKVRLSKKSLFLLKMDFLWVDFAYMAFYKISFGKIFSKMYCYFVFFLKRFILKLRNGI; from the coding sequence ATTGAAGATTTTGTTGAGTTTTCGAAAGAGTTAGAAGTACTTTTAGAAATAGAGCATATTTATATAGATAATGAAATTTTAGATATTATAAAATTTCATTATGAAAATGGGAAAAAATTATACGTTATTTCCGATTTCTATGCCGATAGTAAGCTTATAGGTAAGATTTTGGAACATTTAGGTATAAAACATTATTTCGAAGATATTATAGTTTCTAGCGAATATAATGCACGTAAATCTAGTGGTAGGTTGTTTGAAAAATTCTTATCTATAACAGGACTGGAGCCTCACCAAGTAACTATGATTGGTGATAATTATATCTCTGACTTCGTTAATCCCAGTAATATAGGGTTAAACGCATATTTTAGAGAGTATACTCCAGTTGAAGATAGTTTAATTGACGATAAAGGACTTGAGAAACTTTATAAAGATGTTCTTTTTTCCGATGCCGAGAATGCTCCATTTAATGGATTCTTAGCAGACATTTTATATTTTGTTTCGAAATTACATGTTCAACTTACAAAGGATAGAGTGACCAAAGTTTTATTCTGTTCACGTGAAGGTCAGTTATTAAAGGAATTATTTGATCTTTATCAAAGTACTTTTTTACATAAGAATAAGATTCAAACATATTATTTTTATGTTTCAAGACGTTCAACGTTAATTCCATCTTTAACTAATCCTGATGTTGAAGATTTTGATATCATTTTTAGACAATATAAAAAAATTAGTTTAGAAAATTTTCTTCTGAATTTAAATTTTTCAGATGAAGAGATTAAACAGATAGCTGGTGATTTAAGAGTTGAAATTAAGGAGACTCTTGAAAAAAATTCCAAGCTTTTAGAGTTACTGAAATCCAACCCTGTTTTTCTTAAGAGATATATGTTTGAGAAATCAAAGAGCTCGAATTTTAGAGATTATGTGAATAGTTTAACTAGTGATGATACTATTTATTTGGTTGATATAGGTTGGAAAGGTACAATTCAAGATAATATTCAAAGGGCGTTATCTGATAAAATTATTATAGGGTATTATTTTGGTCTTAAATATCAAGATAATGATAACATTTCGAAAAAGAATAAGTTCGGTATAATGTTTAATGATTTTCCTGAGAAGACGGAGTTTTTTGATATTATTAGTAGAAATTATGAATTTTATGAGGATATTTTTGTAGCTGATCATGGCCCGACAATTGCGTATAAGTCAACTAATGGAAAAGTAATTCCAATCCTTGATAATGACCGGAAACATGTTAAAGTTTATGAAATGGTACATAGCTACCAAGAAAATATGATTACGGGATTTAAAACTTTATTGGAAGGGTATAGTAATTCTTGTAAACTTCCGTATGATTGTTATAATTTATTTATTATTAATTCTTTAAAAAAGGAATGTGTCTTCGCTCCTAAATTATTCCTTTTAAAGGAAAGATTACGTGATAATGTAATAGAAAATTTTGGTGAAGTTGTTATAAAAAAGAAAGTAAGACTTTCAAAGAAATCATTATTTCTTTTAAAGATGGACTTTCTTTGGGTCGATTTTGCATATATGGCTTTTTATAAGATAAGTTTTGGGAAAATTTTCTCAAAAATGTATTGTTATTTCGTCTTCTTTTTAAAACGCTTTATTTTGAAATTGAGAAATGGAATATAA
- the wecB gene encoding non-hydrolyzing UDP-N-acetylglucosamine 2-epimerase, with amino-acid sequence MKKVMLVFGTRPEAIKMCPLVKELKQHTTIETVVCVTGQHKEMLEQVLDVFKIIPDYDLGVMKTNQTLFTITTSILDKIQSVLDEEKPDIVLVHGDTTTTFVTALAAFYKGIKVGHVEAGLRTYNLHSPFPEEFNRQATSIVSDYNFAPTEVSKENLVREGRENIFVTGNTVIDALKTTVQNDYSHPILDWAKGSKLIMLTAHRRENLGEPMEHMFRAVNRILDEFEDVKVVYPIHKNPKVRELANKVFGNNERIKIIEPLEVIDFHNFMNQSYMILTDSGGVQEEAPSLGKPVLVMRDTTERPEGVAAGTLKLVGTSEENIYNNFRRLLEDQTEYNKMSEASNPYGDGTACKQIVEILLDN; translated from the coding sequence ATGAAAAAAGTAATGTTGGTTTTTGGAACGCGCCCAGAAGCGATTAAAATGTGTCCCTTAGTTAAAGAACTGAAACAGCATACTACTATTGAAACAGTAGTGTGCGTTACTGGTCAACACAAGGAAATGCTAGAACAAGTTTTAGATGTTTTTAAGATTATACCTGATTATGACCTAGGTGTCATGAAAACCAATCAGACACTATTTACAATAACAACATCTATTTTAGATAAAATACAATCAGTTTTAGATGAAGAAAAACCAGATATTGTTCTAGTTCATGGTGATACAACGACGACCTTTGTAACAGCTCTAGCAGCATTTTATAAAGGTATTAAAGTAGGGCATGTTGAGGCAGGCCTTCGAACTTATAATTTACATAGTCCGTTTCCAGAAGAATTTAATCGTCAAGCAACGTCTATAGTTTCTGATTACAACTTTGCTCCTACAGAGGTTTCAAAAGAAAACCTAGTGAGAGAAGGTCGAGAGAACATTTTCGTTACTGGGAATACTGTAATTGATGCCTTGAAGACTACAGTTCAAAATGATTATAGCCATCCTATTTTAGATTGGGCCAAAGGAAGTAAGCTCATTATGTTGACAGCGCATCGTCGTGAAAATCTGGGTGAACCAATGGAGCATATGTTCCGAGCGGTCAATCGTATTTTGGATGAATTCGAAGATGTGAAGGTGGTTTATCCGATTCATAAGAATCCCAAAGTTCGTGAATTAGCCAATAAAGTATTTGGAAATAATGAACGAATAAAAATTATTGAACCTTTGGAAGTGATTGATTTTCATAATTTCATGAACCAAAGTTATATGATTTTAACGGATTCAGGTGGCGTTCAAGAAGAAGCACCTTCGTTAGGCAAACCTGTGTTAGTGATGCGAGATACAACAGAACGTCCTGAAGGTGTCGCTGCCGGAACCTTGAAATTAGTTGGAACAAGTGAGGAAAACATCTATAATAATTTCAGGCGATTGCTGGAAGATCAAACTGAGTACAATAAAATGAGTGAAGCTAGCAATCCTTATGGTGATGGTACGGCTTGTAAACAGATTGTTGAAATTTTATTAGATAATTAG
- a CDS encoding glycosyltransferase family 2 protein: protein MLNKVCFIILNYNNYTDTINCIHSLQSTIRRDMYDIIVVDNNSSNDSVSQLRKCLNDVEIIPNKVNRGYANGNNIGIKIAESRGYIYICILNNDTVIDIDFLTPCVDFLKNDSSIAFISPALVEYKDDDLVQSTGGDICIEKGYVNLKNNKVSRRKLPPIVESDYIGGACMLFRTEVLKKLGYIPESYFLFYEETEWCYKAKEQGFKNICLTDYYIYHKGSVSINAINGLQEYLMNRNKVVFVKRNINSKIKYIRFLMYLLFRFTYRLLLGKEKNIKIIRYYVDGIRGVIDSKYPFIVIEND, encoded by the coding sequence ATGTTAAATAAAGTATGTTTTATCATTCTAAATTATAATAATTACACCGATACGATTAATTGTATTCATAGTTTACAGTCAACGATTCGACGTGATATGTACGACATTATTGTAGTTGATAATAACTCTTCTAATGATAGTGTTAGTCAATTGAGAAAATGCTTGAATGATGTTGAAATTATTCCCAATAAGGTGAACCGAGGATATGCTAATGGTAACAACATTGGTATAAAAATTGCTGAAAGCCGAGGATATATATATATATGTATATTAAACAATGATACTGTTATTGATATTGATTTTTTAACACCCTGTGTTGATTTCTTGAAGAATGATAGTTCAATTGCTTTTATAAGTCCAGCACTTGTGGAATATAAAGATGATGATTTAGTTCAATCTACTGGAGGTGATATTTGTATTGAAAAAGGATACGTTAATCTGAAAAATAATAAAGTTTCAAGAAGAAAATTACCTCCCATTGTTGAGAGCGATTATATCGGTGGTGCCTGTATGTTATTCAGAACTGAAGTTCTTAAAAAGTTAGGGTATATACCGGAGAGTTATTTTTTATTTTATGAGGAGACCGAGTGGTGTTACAAGGCCAAAGAACAAGGGTTTAAAAATATATGTCTAACGGACTACTATATTTACCACAAGGGATCGGTATCTATTAATGCTATAAATGGATTACAAGAGTATTTGATGAATAGAAATAAAGTAGTTTTCGTTAAAAGAAATATAAATAGCAAAATTAAATATATTAGATTTCTGATGTATCTACTTTTTAGATTTACTTATCGTCTTCTTTTAGGAAAAGAAAAAAATATTAAGATTATTAGGTATTACGTTGATGGTATAAGAGGAGTAATTGATTCGAAATATCCGTTTATTGTGATTGAAAATGATTAA